The following coding sequences lie in one Arachis hypogaea cultivar Tifrunner chromosome 9, arahy.Tifrunner.gnm2.J5K5, whole genome shotgun sequence genomic window:
- the LOC112709554 gene encoding uncharacterized protein, which translates to MYPWLLVGDDLEDDDDLIEIESEEDEKESNSYDNQVTKWFDGLIDKDIQITNEVYSVQGVEFDRQELRKLVRRVHSTQEMKAADDEEEKKKEMASTRAKKALTDSFVVLQGVLLMIIEYYLRD; encoded by the exons ATGTATCCTTGGCTTCTTGT GGGCGATGAtcttgaggatgatgatgacttGATAGAAATTGAATCGGAGGAGGATGAAAAG GAATCTAATTCGTATGATAATCAAGTAACAAAGTGGTTTGATGGTTTGATCGATAAGGACATTCAAATCACCAATGAAGTTTATTCAGTTCAGGGAGTTGAGTTTGATCGGCAG GAGTTGCGAAAGCTTGTACGTAGAGTGCATTCTACTCAGGAAATGAAGGCTGCAGATGATgaagaggagaaaaagaaagagatggCATCAACTCGGGCTAAGAAGGCGTTGACTGATTCCTTCGTGGTCTTGCAAGGAGTCTTATTAATGATTATTGAATATTATTTGAGAGATTAA
- the LOC112709555 gene encoding protein transport protein SEC24 B codes for MPAVYFFLIDVSMNAVQTGATAAACSAINQVISDLPEGPRTLVGVATFDSTIHFYNLKRALQQPLMLIVPDVHDVYTPLQTDVIVPLSECRQHLELLLESIPTMFQNNRTSESAFGAAIKAAFLAMKSTGGKLLVFQSVLPSVGICALSAREAEGRTNMSAGEKEAHKLLQPADKAFKELAVEFAEYQVCVDLFVTTQTYVDIASISVIPRTTGGQVYYYYPFSALSDPAKLFNDLRWNITRPQGFEAVMRVRCSQGIQVQEYYGNFCKRIPTDVDLPGIDCDKTFMVTLKHDDKLQDGSECTFQCALLYTTVYGQRRIRVITLSLPVTSMLSNLFRAADLDTQFCCFLKQAASEIPSKPLPLVREQVTNLCINALYSYRKFCATVSSSGQLILPEALKLLPLYTLALTKSTGLRTDGKIDERSFWINYVSSLSCPLAIPLVYPRMVAIHDLDSKESEESVIPSFLPLSSEHISEEGIYLLENGYDCLIYVGEAASPETVRRLFGVASIDEIPTLFVLQQHDNPLSKRLNEVVNEIRRQRCSYLRLKLCRKGDQSGMLFYSYMVEDKSAGGYSYVEFLIHVHRQIQNKMTS; via the exons ATGCCTGCTGTGTATTTCTTTCTCATTGATGTATCCATGAATGCTGTTCAAACTGGTGCAACGGCTGCAGCTTGCAGTGCCATCAATCAAGTTATTTCTGACCTTCCT GAAGGTCCTCGCACATTGGTGGGAGTTGCAACTTTTGATTCAACAATTCACTTCTACAACTTGAAACGTGCTTTGCAGCAG ccCTTGATGCTCATTGTTCCTGATGTACATGATGTCTATACTCCACTCCAAACTGATGTCATTGTTCCCCTATCTGAG TGCCGTCAACACTTAGAACTACTTTTGGAAAGCATTCCTACAATGTTTCAGAATAATAGAACCTCAGAGTCTGCCTTTGGTGCAGCTATCAAG GCAGCTTTCCTTGCAATGAAGAGCACTGGAGGAAAGCTCTTGGTTTTCCAGTCAG tCTTGCCATCCGTAGGCATTTGTGCCCTTTCTGCTCGGGAGGCTGAAGGTAGAACAAACATGTCTGCTGGGGAAAAG GAAGCCCATAAATTGCTTCAACCAGCAGATAAAGCATTCAAGGAACTGGCAGTTGAATTTGCTGAGTATCAG GTTTGTGTTGATCTATTTGTGACTACCCAGACTTACGTTGATATTGCGTCCATATCTGTCATCCCAAGAACTACTGGTGGACAG GTCTACTACTATTATCCATTCTCAGCACTTTCTGATCCTGCAAAGCTTTTCAATGATCTAAGATGGAATATCACCAGGCCACAAGGTTTTGAGGCTGTGATGCGTGTGAGATGCAGCCAG ggAATCCAAGTTCAGGAATACTATGGCAACTTCTGTAAACGCATCCCAACTGATGTTGACCTACCTGgg ATTGACTGTGACAAAACTTTCATGGTAACTTTGAAACATGATGATAAGTTGCAAGATGGATCAGAATGCACATTTCAG tgTGCTCTTCTTTACACTACTGTGTATGGTCAAAGAAGAATACGTGTCATCACCTTATCCCTGCCTGTCACTAGTATGCTTAGTAATCTATTCCGCGCAGCTGACTTGGATACCCAATTCTGCTGTTTCTTAAAGCAAG CTGCTAGTGAAATTCCTTCAAAGCCACTTCCGCTTGTTCGGGAACAAGTGACGAACCTTTGCATCAATGCCTTGTACTCGTATCGTAAATTTTGTGCAACAGTATCCTCATCTGGACAACTTATTCTGCCAGAGGCACTAAAGCTTTTGCCCTTGTACACACTTG CATTAACCAAGAGTACAGGGTTGCGAACAGATGGAAAGATTGATGAACGATCATTTTGGATAAATTATGTATCTTCTCTCTCCTGTCCATTGGCAATACCACTTGTGTATCCTAGGATGGTGGCTATCCATGATCTTGACTCAAAG GAAAGTGAGGAATCCGTTATTCCTTCCTTTCTTCCACTTTCTAGTGAACACATTAGTGAAGAGGGAATATATCTTCTTGAGAACGGTTATGATTGCTTGATATATGTTGGAGAAGCTGCGAGTCCGGAGACTGTGAGGAGACTGTTTGGTGTTGCTTCTATTGATGAAATTCCTACTCTG TTTGTATTGCAGCAACATGACAATCCATTGTCTAAGAGGTTAAATGAAGTGGTCAATGAGATACGGCGGCAAAGATGTTCCTATCTTAG GTTGAAGTTGTGCAGGAAAGGAGATCAATCAG GAATGTTATTTTACTCGTATATGGTAGAAGATAAGAGCGCCGGTGGTTACTCCTATGTGGAGTTTCTTATCCATGTCCATAGGCAAATCCAGAATAAAATGACATCATAA